GAGGAGATGGACGGACTCACGCGATATTTTGAAAACATCATTGCCGCCGAATTCATTCTCGATGTCGAGCGGCATCGCCGCATGGCGGAACTCAAGGTGAAAGTGTACAAGGAGACGATCACCGGCACCGGCGAAAGTCCGGACATGTACAACTCCATGTCGATTGCGGTTGATAAGGTGAAAGAGGGACTGAAGCGGTACAAGGGACGTCTCAAAGAGCGGAAACCGGAGGAGATCGCCGAGAAGGCGGCCGCCCTCACCCGCCCGCACACCAATCCGGATGAGGTGGATGTGTAACCACCCCCGCCTCAGATGTCAACATTCCAGCGCCCGACGGCCATTCACCGCCGGGCGTT
The genomic region above belongs to Candidatus Zixiibacteriota bacterium and contains:
- the raiA gene encoding ribosome-associated translation inhibitor RaiA, producing the protein MQTKITARHFDLTPEIRAKAEEEMDGLTRYFENIIAAEFILDVERHRRMAELKVKVYKETITGTGESPDMYNSMSIAVDKVKEGLKRYKGRLKERKPEEIAEKAAALTRPHTNPDEVDV